From a region of the Cucumis sativus cultivar 9930 chromosome 6, Cucumber_9930_V3, whole genome shotgun sequence genome:
- the LOC101220281 gene encoding type IV inositol polyphosphate 5-phosphatase 3 isoform X2: protein MRHNSKNQPQLFWPRVVLRKWLNISAKESDYSADTEDDEDLNSSDSDTEDCRVRGRESRFKVDNRDVPLVDANDVLPRLRRRNSETFRTQYINTKEIRICVGTWNAGGKLPPEDLDIDGWIDTNEPADIYVLGLQEIVPLNAGNIFGAEDSRPVARWEDIIRETLNRVRPATTKIKCFSDPPSPSKFKPSDDIPDLEEEILQESDSDIGEEVHPYDEEFFGKENVNGLVGDTNLSVKFPISELSANTKSGIPVEQNLIRQYSSPKRLDRLNCLRTEDSTENDEAVLLQNKRLTKMLSGSERIGLCWPEPPLHLLSHNVLERPNSFKSIRSFKTSKSFVAFNSFKSTMNDMPSGVALLGEIDLESLLKRKRRSSYVRIVSKQMVGIFLTIWVRRSLRRHIQNVNVSTVGVGVMGYIGNKGSISVSMSIYQTLFCFICTHLTSGEKEGDEIKRNADVNEIHRRTQFHPINGVGFPKIIHDHERIIWLGDLNYRINLSYEKTRELISRKEWSKLAESDQLLRELRKGRAFDGWTEGNLSFAPTYKYENNSDKYYGEDPKVGRRTPAWCDRILSYGKGLKLCSYRRTEIKFSDHRPVTATYVAEVEVFCPRKLQRALTFTDAEIENEEIALDVY, encoded by the exons ATGAGGCACAATTCCAAGAATCAACCTCAG CTTTTCTGGCCCAGAGTGGTCTTGCGTAAATGGCTTAATATCAGCGCTAAGGAGTCGGATTACAGTGCCGATACcgaagatgatgaagatttGAATTCTTCCGATTCTGATACTGAAG ACTGTCGTGTTAGGGGAAGAGAATCACGCTTTAAGGTAGACAACAGGGATGTACCACTGGTTGATGCTAATG ATGTGCTGCCGAggttgagaagaagaaattcagAAACGTTTAGGACGCAATATATCAACACAAAAGAAATCAG GATATGTGTTGGGACTTGGAATGCAGGAGGAAAACTACCTCCTGAAGATCTAGATATTGATGGCTGGATAGATACCAACGAGCCAGCTGATATCTATGTCCTTGG TCTCCAGGAGATTGTCCCATTGAATGCTGGAAATATATTTGGTGCTGAAGACAGTCGCCCAGTTGCAAGGTGGGAAGATATTATCCGCGAAACATTGAATAGGGTTAGACCTGCTACAACCAAGATTAAGTGCTTTAGCGATCCACCATCCCCATCAAAGTTTAAACCATCTGACGACATCCCAGATTTAGAGGAGGAGATTCTGCAGGAAAGTGATAGTGACATTGGTGAGGAAGTGCATCCATATGATGAAGAATTCTTTGGCAAGGAAAATGTCAATGGACTAGTAGGTGATACAAATCTAAGCGTGAAGTTCCCCATTTCAGAACTTTCCGCAAATACCAAATCAGGGATACCTGTGGAACAGAATTTAATTAGGCAATATTCTTCTCCAAAGAGATTGGATCGGTTAAATTGCTTACGGACTGAAGACAGCACAGAGAATGATGAGGCTGTCTTGCTACAGAATAAAAGATTAACTAAAATGCTTAGTGGGTCAGAAAGGATTGGTCTGTGTTGGCCCGAGCCTCCACTACACTTACTATCCCACAATGTTTTAGAGAGACCTAActcatttaaatcaataagatcGTTTAAAACATCCAAGTCCTTCGTGGCATTTAATTCTTTCAAGTCAACCATGAATGACATGCCATCAGGGGTTGCTTTACTTGGAGAAATTGATCTTGAATCTCTGCTAAAACGAAAGAGAAGATCCTCCTATGTTAGAATAGTAAGTAAACAAATGGTTGGTATTTTCCTCACAATATGGGTTCGTAGGAGTTTGCGAAGGCACATTCAGAATGTAAATGTATCTACTGTTGGTGTTGGTGTAATGGGCTACATTGGCAACAAG GGATCCATATCTGTCAGCATGTCCATATATCAGACCCTCTTTTGCTTTATATGCACTCACCTGACTTCAGGTGAAAAGGAGggagatgaaattaaaagaaatgctGACGTGAATGAGATACATCGAAGAACTCAATTCCATCCAATTAATGGTGTTGGGTTTCCTAAAATAATCCACGACCACGA GCGGATAATCTGGTTGGGTGATTTAAATTACAGGATCAACTTGTCTTATGAGAAGACGAGAGAGCTTATCTCGAGAAAAGAGTGGTCCAAATTGGCCGAGAGTGATCAG TTATTACGAGAGCTTAGGAAGGGTCGTGCATTTGATGGATGGACTGAGGGAAACCTAAGTTTTGCTCCGACCTACAAATACGAGAACAATTCAGATAAGTATTACGGCGAAGATCCAAAAGTTGGAAGGCGAACTCCAGCATG GTGTGACCGTATACTCTCATACGGCAAAGGATTGAAATTGTGCAGTTATAGGAGGactgaaattaaattttctgaTCATAGACCAGTGACAGCCACCTATGTGGCCGAGGTCGAGGTTTTCTGTCCTCGTAAGCTACAACGTGCTCTAACATTTACAGACGCAGAGATTGAAAATGAGGAAATAGCATTGGATGTATACTGA
- the LOC101220281 gene encoding type IV inositol polyphosphate 5-phosphatase 3 isoform X3 gives MRHNSKNQPQRTWAEICCFGCSCLQLFWPRVVLRKWLNISAKESDYSADTEDDEDLNSSDSDTEDVLPRLRRRNSETFRTQYINTKEIRICVGTWNAGGKLPPEDLDIDGWIDTNEPADIYVLGLQEIVPLNAGNIFGAEDSRPVARWEDIIRETLNRVRPATTKIKCFSDPPSPSKFKPSDDIPDLEEEILQESDSDIGEEVHPYDEEFFGKENVNGLVGDTNLSVKFPISELSANTKSGIPVEQNLIRQYSSPKRLDRLNCLRTEDSTENDEAVLLQNKRLTKMLSGSERIGLCWPEPPLHLLSHNVLERPNSFKSIRSFKTSKSFVAFNSFKSTMNDMPSGVALLGEIDLESLLKRKRRSSYVRIVSKQMVGIFLTIWVRRSLRRHIQNVNVSTVGVGVMGYIGNKGSISVSMSIYQTLFCFICTHLTSGEKEGDEIKRNADVNEIHRRTQFHPINGVGFPKIIHDHERIIWLGDLNYRINLSYEKTRELISRKEWSKLAESDQLLRELRKGRAFDGWTEGNLSFAPTYKYENNSDKYYGEDPKVGRRTPAWCDRILSYGKGLKLCSYRRTEIKFSDHRPVTATYVAEVEVFCPRKLQRALTFTDAEIENEEIALDVY, from the exons ATGAGGCACAATTCCAAGAATCAACCTCAG AGAACATGGGCTGAAATATGTTGTTTCGGTTGCTCCTGCCTACAGCTTTTCTGGCCCAGAGTGGTCTTGCGTAAATGGCTTAATATCAGCGCTAAGGAGTCGGATTACAGTGCCGATACcgaagatgatgaagatttGAATTCTTCCGATTCTGATACTGAAG ATGTGCTGCCGAggttgagaagaagaaattcagAAACGTTTAGGACGCAATATATCAACACAAAAGAAATCAG GATATGTGTTGGGACTTGGAATGCAGGAGGAAAACTACCTCCTGAAGATCTAGATATTGATGGCTGGATAGATACCAACGAGCCAGCTGATATCTATGTCCTTGG TCTCCAGGAGATTGTCCCATTGAATGCTGGAAATATATTTGGTGCTGAAGACAGTCGCCCAGTTGCAAGGTGGGAAGATATTATCCGCGAAACATTGAATAGGGTTAGACCTGCTACAACCAAGATTAAGTGCTTTAGCGATCCACCATCCCCATCAAAGTTTAAACCATCTGACGACATCCCAGATTTAGAGGAGGAGATTCTGCAGGAAAGTGATAGTGACATTGGTGAGGAAGTGCATCCATATGATGAAGAATTCTTTGGCAAGGAAAATGTCAATGGACTAGTAGGTGATACAAATCTAAGCGTGAAGTTCCCCATTTCAGAACTTTCCGCAAATACCAAATCAGGGATACCTGTGGAACAGAATTTAATTAGGCAATATTCTTCTCCAAAGAGATTGGATCGGTTAAATTGCTTACGGACTGAAGACAGCACAGAGAATGATGAGGCTGTCTTGCTACAGAATAAAAGATTAACTAAAATGCTTAGTGGGTCAGAAAGGATTGGTCTGTGTTGGCCCGAGCCTCCACTACACTTACTATCCCACAATGTTTTAGAGAGACCTAActcatttaaatcaataagatcGTTTAAAACATCCAAGTCCTTCGTGGCATTTAATTCTTTCAAGTCAACCATGAATGACATGCCATCAGGGGTTGCTTTACTTGGAGAAATTGATCTTGAATCTCTGCTAAAACGAAAGAGAAGATCCTCCTATGTTAGAATAGTAAGTAAACAAATGGTTGGTATTTTCCTCACAATATGGGTTCGTAGGAGTTTGCGAAGGCACATTCAGAATGTAAATGTATCTACTGTTGGTGTTGGTGTAATGGGCTACATTGGCAACAAG GGATCCATATCTGTCAGCATGTCCATATATCAGACCCTCTTTTGCTTTATATGCACTCACCTGACTTCAGGTGAAAAGGAGggagatgaaattaaaagaaatgctGACGTGAATGAGATACATCGAAGAACTCAATTCCATCCAATTAATGGTGTTGGGTTTCCTAAAATAATCCACGACCACGA GCGGATAATCTGGTTGGGTGATTTAAATTACAGGATCAACTTGTCTTATGAGAAGACGAGAGAGCTTATCTCGAGAAAAGAGTGGTCCAAATTGGCCGAGAGTGATCAG TTATTACGAGAGCTTAGGAAGGGTCGTGCATTTGATGGATGGACTGAGGGAAACCTAAGTTTTGCTCCGACCTACAAATACGAGAACAATTCAGATAAGTATTACGGCGAAGATCCAAAAGTTGGAAGGCGAACTCCAGCATG GTGTGACCGTATACTCTCATACGGCAAAGGATTGAAATTGTGCAGTTATAGGAGGactgaaattaaattttctgaTCATAGACCAGTGACAGCCACCTATGTGGCCGAGGTCGAGGTTTTCTGTCCTCGTAAGCTACAACGTGCTCTAACATTTACAGACGCAGAGATTGAAAATGAGGAAATAGCATTGGATGTATACTGA
- the LOC101220040 gene encoding uncharacterized protein LOC101220040 isoform X2: protein MKQADVPTLGLFLVVLLAAATFEPISSLPSTIPAFLWSPHQRHGFSNNILEKYVDYQTISPQELAKSVLNEGGWSQLLCTGKEVKQHVDLAIIFVGSESDFTSSRHVDPNLMDLLKVSFSRSNFSMAFPYVAAPEKGAVEKLLISEFKQSCGHDLRISSSAFQELSSVEDESFQKLSLLPHSINDYMVSRMENKREGETELVIFSHGDFSSPEEGNPWTSESKTLSEIMTSAEHVGAKYEILYISDPFRSIRHSYVELGRFMAEGSSVNESAKSESFCDEVCQIKSSLLEGLFVGIVLLIILLSGLCCMMGIDTPTRFETPQDS, encoded by the exons ATGAAGCAAGCGGACGTGCCCACGTTGGGTTTGTTTCTTGTTGTTCTCCTGGCGGCAGCAACATTTGAGCCCATCTCATCTTTGCCATCTACTATTCCTGCATTCCTTTGGTCCCCTCACCAACGCCACGG GTTTTCTAACAACATTCTAGAAAAGTATGTTGATTATCAGACCATTTCCCCACAGGAGCTGGCAAAGTCTGTTCTAAATGAAGGAGGCTGGTCACAACTTCTG TGCACGGGAAAGGAAGTAAAGCAGCATGTGGATCTTGCAATAATCTTTGTTGGTTCAGAG TCAGATTTCACATCAAGCAGGCACGTGGATCCAAATCTTATGGATTTACTTAAG GTCTCTTTCTCAAGGTCTAACTTCTCCATGGCATTTCCCTATGTGGCTGCACCAGAAAAGGGTGCAGTAGAAAAGTTATTGATCTCAGAATTCAAACAATCATGTGGGCATGACCTCAGAATCAGCAGTAGTGCTTTCCAGGAGTTGTCCTCTGTTGAGGATGAATCATTCCAGAAACTTTCACTGCTGCCACATTCGATCAAT GATTATATGGTTTCAAGAATGGAAAACAAGCGAGAGGGAGAGACGGAATTAGTCATTTTCTCTCATGGAGATTTCAGTTCTCCTGAAGAAGGCAATCCATGGACTTCTGAAA GCAAAACTTTGTCAGAGATAATGACTTCTGCGGAGCATGTTGGGGCAAAGTATGAAATTCTCTATATATCAGATCCCTTTAGGTCCATTCGCCATTCCTATGTGGAGCTAGGAAGATTTATGGCCGAAGGTTCATCTGTAAATGAATCAGCTAAATCAGAAAGTTTTTGTGATGAAGTCTGCCAGATTAAATCATCTCTTCTTGAGGGCCTCTTTGTT GGGATCGTTTTGCTGATAATCCTATTGTCAGGCCTTTGCTGTATGATGGGTATTGACACTCCAACGAGATTTGAGACACCTCAAGATTCTTAA
- the LOC101220281 gene encoding type IV inositol polyphosphate 5-phosphatase 3 isoform X4 encodes MRHNSKNQPQLFWPRVVLRKWLNISAKESDYSADTEDDEDLNSSDSDTEDVLPRLRRRNSETFRTQYINTKEIRICVGTWNAGGKLPPEDLDIDGWIDTNEPADIYVLGLQEIVPLNAGNIFGAEDSRPVARWEDIIRETLNRVRPATTKIKCFSDPPSPSKFKPSDDIPDLEEEILQESDSDIGEEVHPYDEEFFGKENVNGLVGDTNLSVKFPISELSANTKSGIPVEQNLIRQYSSPKRLDRLNCLRTEDSTENDEAVLLQNKRLTKMLSGSERIGLCWPEPPLHLLSHNVLERPNSFKSIRSFKTSKSFVAFNSFKSTMNDMPSGVALLGEIDLESLLKRKRRSSYVRIVSKQMVGIFLTIWVRRSLRRHIQNVNVSTVGVGVMGYIGNKGSISVSMSIYQTLFCFICTHLTSGEKEGDEIKRNADVNEIHRRTQFHPINGVGFPKIIHDHERIIWLGDLNYRINLSYEKTRELISRKEWSKLAESDQLLRELRKGRAFDGWTEGNLSFAPTYKYENNSDKYYGEDPKVGRRTPAWCDRILSYGKGLKLCSYRRTEIKFSDHRPVTATYVAEVEVFCPRKLQRALTFTDAEIENEEIALDVY; translated from the exons ATGAGGCACAATTCCAAGAATCAACCTCAG CTTTTCTGGCCCAGAGTGGTCTTGCGTAAATGGCTTAATATCAGCGCTAAGGAGTCGGATTACAGTGCCGATACcgaagatgatgaagatttGAATTCTTCCGATTCTGATACTGAAG ATGTGCTGCCGAggttgagaagaagaaattcagAAACGTTTAGGACGCAATATATCAACACAAAAGAAATCAG GATATGTGTTGGGACTTGGAATGCAGGAGGAAAACTACCTCCTGAAGATCTAGATATTGATGGCTGGATAGATACCAACGAGCCAGCTGATATCTATGTCCTTGG TCTCCAGGAGATTGTCCCATTGAATGCTGGAAATATATTTGGTGCTGAAGACAGTCGCCCAGTTGCAAGGTGGGAAGATATTATCCGCGAAACATTGAATAGGGTTAGACCTGCTACAACCAAGATTAAGTGCTTTAGCGATCCACCATCCCCATCAAAGTTTAAACCATCTGACGACATCCCAGATTTAGAGGAGGAGATTCTGCAGGAAAGTGATAGTGACATTGGTGAGGAAGTGCATCCATATGATGAAGAATTCTTTGGCAAGGAAAATGTCAATGGACTAGTAGGTGATACAAATCTAAGCGTGAAGTTCCCCATTTCAGAACTTTCCGCAAATACCAAATCAGGGATACCTGTGGAACAGAATTTAATTAGGCAATATTCTTCTCCAAAGAGATTGGATCGGTTAAATTGCTTACGGACTGAAGACAGCACAGAGAATGATGAGGCTGTCTTGCTACAGAATAAAAGATTAACTAAAATGCTTAGTGGGTCAGAAAGGATTGGTCTGTGTTGGCCCGAGCCTCCACTACACTTACTATCCCACAATGTTTTAGAGAGACCTAActcatttaaatcaataagatcGTTTAAAACATCCAAGTCCTTCGTGGCATTTAATTCTTTCAAGTCAACCATGAATGACATGCCATCAGGGGTTGCTTTACTTGGAGAAATTGATCTTGAATCTCTGCTAAAACGAAAGAGAAGATCCTCCTATGTTAGAATAGTAAGTAAACAAATGGTTGGTATTTTCCTCACAATATGGGTTCGTAGGAGTTTGCGAAGGCACATTCAGAATGTAAATGTATCTACTGTTGGTGTTGGTGTAATGGGCTACATTGGCAACAAG GGATCCATATCTGTCAGCATGTCCATATATCAGACCCTCTTTTGCTTTATATGCACTCACCTGACTTCAGGTGAAAAGGAGggagatgaaattaaaagaaatgctGACGTGAATGAGATACATCGAAGAACTCAATTCCATCCAATTAATGGTGTTGGGTTTCCTAAAATAATCCACGACCACGA GCGGATAATCTGGTTGGGTGATTTAAATTACAGGATCAACTTGTCTTATGAGAAGACGAGAGAGCTTATCTCGAGAAAAGAGTGGTCCAAATTGGCCGAGAGTGATCAG TTATTACGAGAGCTTAGGAAGGGTCGTGCATTTGATGGATGGACTGAGGGAAACCTAAGTTTTGCTCCGACCTACAAATACGAGAACAATTCAGATAAGTATTACGGCGAAGATCCAAAAGTTGGAAGGCGAACTCCAGCATG GTGTGACCGTATACTCTCATACGGCAAAGGATTGAAATTGTGCAGTTATAGGAGGactgaaattaaattttctgaTCATAGACCAGTGACAGCCACCTATGTGGCCGAGGTCGAGGTTTTCTGTCCTCGTAAGCTACAACGTGCTCTAACATTTACAGACGCAGAGATTGAAAATGAGGAAATAGCATTGGATGTATACTGA
- the LOC101220040 gene encoding uncharacterized protein LOC101220040 isoform X1, translated as MKQADVPTLGLFLVVLLAAATFEPISSLPSTIPAFLWSPHQRHGFSNNILEKYVDYQTISPQELAKSVLNEGGWSQLLCTGKEVKQHVDLAIIFVGSELQSDFTSSRHVDPNLMDLLKVSFSRSNFSMAFPYVAAPEKGAVEKLLISEFKQSCGHDLRISSSAFQELSSVEDESFQKLSLLPHSINDYMVSRMENKREGETELVIFSHGDFSSPEEGNPWTSESKTLSEIMTSAEHVGAKYEILYISDPFRSIRHSYVELGRFMAEGSSVNESAKSESFCDEVCQIKSSLLEGLFVGIVLLIILLSGLCCMMGIDTPTRFETPQDS; from the exons ATGAAGCAAGCGGACGTGCCCACGTTGGGTTTGTTTCTTGTTGTTCTCCTGGCGGCAGCAACATTTGAGCCCATCTCATCTTTGCCATCTACTATTCCTGCATTCCTTTGGTCCCCTCACCAACGCCACGG GTTTTCTAACAACATTCTAGAAAAGTATGTTGATTATCAGACCATTTCCCCACAGGAGCTGGCAAAGTCTGTTCTAAATGAAGGAGGCTGGTCACAACTTCTG TGCACGGGAAAGGAAGTAAAGCAGCATGTGGATCTTGCAATAATCTTTGTTGGTTCAGAG TTGCAGTCAGATTTCACATCAAGCAGGCACGTGGATCCAAATCTTATGGATTTACTTAAG GTCTCTTTCTCAAGGTCTAACTTCTCCATGGCATTTCCCTATGTGGCTGCACCAGAAAAGGGTGCAGTAGAAAAGTTATTGATCTCAGAATTCAAACAATCATGTGGGCATGACCTCAGAATCAGCAGTAGTGCTTTCCAGGAGTTGTCCTCTGTTGAGGATGAATCATTCCAGAAACTTTCACTGCTGCCACATTCGATCAAT GATTATATGGTTTCAAGAATGGAAAACAAGCGAGAGGGAGAGACGGAATTAGTCATTTTCTCTCATGGAGATTTCAGTTCTCCTGAAGAAGGCAATCCATGGACTTCTGAAA GCAAAACTTTGTCAGAGATAATGACTTCTGCGGAGCATGTTGGGGCAAAGTATGAAATTCTCTATATATCAGATCCCTTTAGGTCCATTCGCCATTCCTATGTGGAGCTAGGAAGATTTATGGCCGAAGGTTCATCTGTAAATGAATCAGCTAAATCAGAAAGTTTTTGTGATGAAGTCTGCCAGATTAAATCATCTCTTCTTGAGGGCCTCTTTGTT GGGATCGTTTTGCTGATAATCCTATTGTCAGGCCTTTGCTGTATGATGGGTATTGACACTCCAACGAGATTTGAGACACCTCAAGATTCTTAA
- the LOC101220281 gene encoding type IV inositol polyphosphate 5-phosphatase 3 isoform X1 has protein sequence MRHNSKNQPQRTWAEICCFGCSCLQLFWPRVVLRKWLNISAKESDYSADTEDDEDLNSSDSDTEDCRVRGRESRFKVDNRDVPLVDANDVLPRLRRRNSETFRTQYINTKEIRICVGTWNAGGKLPPEDLDIDGWIDTNEPADIYVLGLQEIVPLNAGNIFGAEDSRPVARWEDIIRETLNRVRPATTKIKCFSDPPSPSKFKPSDDIPDLEEEILQESDSDIGEEVHPYDEEFFGKENVNGLVGDTNLSVKFPISELSANTKSGIPVEQNLIRQYSSPKRLDRLNCLRTEDSTENDEAVLLQNKRLTKMLSGSERIGLCWPEPPLHLLSHNVLERPNSFKSIRSFKTSKSFVAFNSFKSTMNDMPSGVALLGEIDLESLLKRKRRSSYVRIVSKQMVGIFLTIWVRRSLRRHIQNVNVSTVGVGVMGYIGNKGSISVSMSIYQTLFCFICTHLTSGEKEGDEIKRNADVNEIHRRTQFHPINGVGFPKIIHDHERIIWLGDLNYRINLSYEKTRELISRKEWSKLAESDQLLRELRKGRAFDGWTEGNLSFAPTYKYENNSDKYYGEDPKVGRRTPAWCDRILSYGKGLKLCSYRRTEIKFSDHRPVTATYVAEVEVFCPRKLQRALTFTDAEIENEEIALDVY, from the exons ATGAGGCACAATTCCAAGAATCAACCTCAG AGAACATGGGCTGAAATATGTTGTTTCGGTTGCTCCTGCCTACAGCTTTTCTGGCCCAGAGTGGTCTTGCGTAAATGGCTTAATATCAGCGCTAAGGAGTCGGATTACAGTGCCGATACcgaagatgatgaagatttGAATTCTTCCGATTCTGATACTGAAG ACTGTCGTGTTAGGGGAAGAGAATCACGCTTTAAGGTAGACAACAGGGATGTACCACTGGTTGATGCTAATG ATGTGCTGCCGAggttgagaagaagaaattcagAAACGTTTAGGACGCAATATATCAACACAAAAGAAATCAG GATATGTGTTGGGACTTGGAATGCAGGAGGAAAACTACCTCCTGAAGATCTAGATATTGATGGCTGGATAGATACCAACGAGCCAGCTGATATCTATGTCCTTGG TCTCCAGGAGATTGTCCCATTGAATGCTGGAAATATATTTGGTGCTGAAGACAGTCGCCCAGTTGCAAGGTGGGAAGATATTATCCGCGAAACATTGAATAGGGTTAGACCTGCTACAACCAAGATTAAGTGCTTTAGCGATCCACCATCCCCATCAAAGTTTAAACCATCTGACGACATCCCAGATTTAGAGGAGGAGATTCTGCAGGAAAGTGATAGTGACATTGGTGAGGAAGTGCATCCATATGATGAAGAATTCTTTGGCAAGGAAAATGTCAATGGACTAGTAGGTGATACAAATCTAAGCGTGAAGTTCCCCATTTCAGAACTTTCCGCAAATACCAAATCAGGGATACCTGTGGAACAGAATTTAATTAGGCAATATTCTTCTCCAAAGAGATTGGATCGGTTAAATTGCTTACGGACTGAAGACAGCACAGAGAATGATGAGGCTGTCTTGCTACAGAATAAAAGATTAACTAAAATGCTTAGTGGGTCAGAAAGGATTGGTCTGTGTTGGCCCGAGCCTCCACTACACTTACTATCCCACAATGTTTTAGAGAGACCTAActcatttaaatcaataagatcGTTTAAAACATCCAAGTCCTTCGTGGCATTTAATTCTTTCAAGTCAACCATGAATGACATGCCATCAGGGGTTGCTTTACTTGGAGAAATTGATCTTGAATCTCTGCTAAAACGAAAGAGAAGATCCTCCTATGTTAGAATAGTAAGTAAACAAATGGTTGGTATTTTCCTCACAATATGGGTTCGTAGGAGTTTGCGAAGGCACATTCAGAATGTAAATGTATCTACTGTTGGTGTTGGTGTAATGGGCTACATTGGCAACAAG GGATCCATATCTGTCAGCATGTCCATATATCAGACCCTCTTTTGCTTTATATGCACTCACCTGACTTCAGGTGAAAAGGAGggagatgaaattaaaagaaatgctGACGTGAATGAGATACATCGAAGAACTCAATTCCATCCAATTAATGGTGTTGGGTTTCCTAAAATAATCCACGACCACGA GCGGATAATCTGGTTGGGTGATTTAAATTACAGGATCAACTTGTCTTATGAGAAGACGAGAGAGCTTATCTCGAGAAAAGAGTGGTCCAAATTGGCCGAGAGTGATCAG TTATTACGAGAGCTTAGGAAGGGTCGTGCATTTGATGGATGGACTGAGGGAAACCTAAGTTTTGCTCCGACCTACAAATACGAGAACAATTCAGATAAGTATTACGGCGAAGATCCAAAAGTTGGAAGGCGAACTCCAGCATG GTGTGACCGTATACTCTCATACGGCAAAGGATTGAAATTGTGCAGTTATAGGAGGactgaaattaaattttctgaTCATAGACCAGTGACAGCCACCTATGTGGCCGAGGTCGAGGTTTTCTGTCCTCGTAAGCTACAACGTGCTCTAACATTTACAGACGCAGAGATTGAAAATGAGGAAATAGCATTGGATGTATACTGA